A region from the Vicia villosa cultivar HV-30 ecotype Madison, WI linkage group LG3, Vvil1.0, whole genome shotgun sequence genome encodes:
- the LOC131655705 gene encoding amino acid permease 3-like: MVVETNGNTNHHHQTFDVSSIDQPLDSKFFDDDGRVKRTGTSWTASSHIITAVIGSGVLSLAWAIAQLGWIAGPVVMILFAWVTYYTSVLLCECYRNGDPEKGKRNYTYMEVVNSNFGGIQVQLCGIIQYLNLVGVAIGYTVASAISMMAIERSNCFHRSGGKDPCHMNSNIYMIAFGAVQIIFSQIPDFDQLWWLSIVAAVMSFTYSTIGLGLGIGKVIENKKFAGTLSGINNVTKAQKTWGSLQALGDIAFAYSFSMILIEIQDTVKAPPPSESKVMKKATLVSVIVTTFFYMLCGCFGYAAFGNSSPGNLLTGFGFYNPFWLLDIANAAIVIHLIGAYQVYCQPLYAFVENYAAKRFPDSYFMNKNIKIPIPGLEMYKLNLFRLVWRTVFVIVTTLVSMLLPFFNDIVGLLGALGFWPLSVYFPVEMYILQKKIPKWSTKWICLQLLSGACLVITIAATVGSIAGIFLDLKVFKPFKTIY, encoded by the exons ATGGTTGTTGAAACCAATGGTAACACAAATCATCATCACCAAACATTTGATGTATCATCCATTGATCAACCACTAGACTCTAAGTTTTTCGATGACGATGGTCGCGTCAAACGAACCG GCACTTCTTGGACTGCAAGTTCCCATATAATAACAGCAGTGATTGGCTCTGGAGTACTGTCTCTAGCTTGGGCTATAGCTCAGCTTGGATGGATTGCTGGACCTGTTGTCATGATTCTCTTTGCTTGGGTTACTTATTACACTTCCGTTCTTctttgtgaatgttatcgtaatgGCGATCCCGAGAAGGGCAAGAGAAACTACACTTACATGGAAGTTGTTAATTCAAATTTCG GTGGTATTCAAGTCCAGTTATGTGGGATAATTCAGTATCTCAATCTTGTTGGGGTCGCAATTGGATACACCGTAGCTTCTGCCATAAGCATGAT GGCAATTGAAAGGTCGAATTGTTTCCATAGGAGTGGAGGAAAAGATCCATGTCATATGAACAGCAACATTTACATGATTGCATTTGGTGCGGTGCAAATTATATTCTCTCAAATTCCAGATTTTGATCAGTTATGGTGGCTTTCTATTGTTGCTGCAGTTATGTCCTTTACATATTCGACAATTGGTCTTGGCCTTGGAATCGGAAAAGTTATAG AGAACAAAAAGTTTGCTGGAACTTTGAGTGGGATAAATAATGTGACAAAAGCTCAGAAAACTTGGGGGAGTTTGCAAGCTCTTGGAGACATAGCTTTTGCTTACTCATTCTCCATGATTCTTATAGAAATTCAG GACACAGTAAAAGCACCACCTCCGTCAGAGTCGAAAGTAATGAAGAAGGCTACACTAGTCAGCGTTATAGTGACAACATTTTTCTACATGTTATGTGGTTGTTTCGGATACGCAGCATTTGGAAATTCAAGTCCAGGAAATCTTTTAACCGGTTTTGGATTCTATAACCCATTTTGGCTCCTTGACATAGCCAATGCTGCCATAGTGATCCACCTTATTGGTGCATACCAAGTTTATTGTCAACCCCTTTATGCTTTCGTGGAAAATTACGCGGCGAAAAGATTCCCGGACAGTTATTTTATGAACAAGAACATAAAGATTCCGATACCGGGTTTAGAAATGTATAAACTCAACCTTTTCAGATTGGTTTGGAGGACAGTTTTTGTGATAGTGACAACTTTGGTATCGATGCTTCTTCCATTCTTCAATGATATTGTTGGACTTCTTGGTGCACTTGGATTTTGGCCTCTAAGTGTTTATTTTCCAGTGGAGATGTATATACTTCAAAAGAAAATACCAAAGTGGAGCACAAAATGGATTTGTCTTCAATTGCTTAGTGGTGCTTGTCTTGTAATTACTATAGCAGCTACAGTTGGTTCTATTGCTGGGATTTTTCTTGATCTTAAAGTTTTTAAGCCATTCAAGACTATCTATTGA